Proteins encoded in a region of the Acipenser ruthenus chromosome 11, fAciRut3.2 maternal haplotype, whole genome shotgun sequence genome:
- the LOC117426935 gene encoding V-type proton ATPase 116 kDa subunit a 2-like isoform X2 produces the protein MGSLFRSEEMCLAQLFLQSGSAYDCISELGEMGLAEFRDLNPNVNAFQRKFVNEIKRCEEMERILVYLLREIKKADIPLPEGDVNPVAPLPKHVMLIMEQLQKLDVELREVTKNKEKLKKNLLELTEYTHMLRVTRNFVQRNAEEPSQSQYEEFPSLEKESFMEYTNMQRMGAKLGFVSGLIHRGKIEAFERMLWRVCKGYTILSYAEIDEIIEDPYSGETTKSVVFLVSYWGEQIGQKVKKICDCYHCHTYPYPSSNEERRDVVEGLKTRIQDLHTVLHRTEDYLRQVLGNASESIYTWVIQVKKMKAIYHILNLCSFDVTNKCLIAEVWCPVDDLATLRRALEEGSRQSGATVPSFVNRIPSTETPPSLIRTNKFTAGFQNIVDAYGVGNYREVNPAPYTIITFPFLFAVMFGDFGHGIIMALFSLWMVVFENNPTLKKTRNEIWNTFFEGRYIILLMGVFSVYTGLIYNDCFSKSINMFGSGWSVKAMFDADHWTLENLGTNRYLTLDPNVTGVFNGPYPFGIDPMWNLANNKLNFLNSYKMKMSVILGIVHMTFGVILGVFNHMHFRKKFNIYLVFLPEILFLLCLFGYLVFMVVYKWMAYSAENSSVAPSILIHFINMFFFQGTEGFQPLYPGQTGLQVFLVVVALLSVPVLLLGKPLYLYWLHNGGKSLGMYRNGYELVRRGSEEELSLLRAQDLEEGVSHTDHGASRDTQPEEFDFGEVLMHQAIHTIEYCLGCISNTASYLRLWALSLAHAQLSEVLWEMVMRVGLRVDTAFGIVLLVPVFGLFAVLTVAILLIMEGLSAFLHALRLHWVEFQNKFYTGAGIKFIPFSFKLLSYSFEQDGVL, from the exons ATGGGCTCCTTATTCAGAAGCGAGGAGATGTGCTTGGCGCAGCTCTTCCTGCAGTCTGGGTCCGCTTATGACTGCATTAGCGAACTGGGAGAAATGGGACTGGCAGAATTCAGAGAT CTCAATCCCAACGTGAACGCCTTTCAGCGCAAGTTTGTCAACGAGATAAAGAGGTGCGAAGAAATGGAGAGAATCCTCG TTTATTTGCTGAGAGAAATTAAAAAAGCAGACATACCTCTGCCAGAAGGAGATGTTAATCCTGTAGCCCCACTACCTAAACATGTCATGCTCATAATG GAGCAGCTGCAAAAGCTTGATGTCGAGTTAAGGGAAGTaaccaaaaataaagaaaagctgAAGAAGAATCTTTTGGAGTTGACAGAGTACACGCACATGCTGAGAGTAACCAGGAACTTTGTTCAGAGGAATGCAGAG GAGCCTTCACAATCTCAGTATGAAGAGTTCCCTTCTTTGGAAAAGGAGTCCTTTATGGAGTATACCAACATGCAGAGGATGGGGGCCAAACTAGG aTTTGTTTCCGGCTTAATCCACAGAGGGAAAATCGAAGCTTTTGAAAGGATGTTGTGGAGAGTGTGTAAAGGCTACACAATTCTTAGTTATGCAGAGATAGATGAGATTATTGAAGATCCATACTCA GGAGAAACCACAAAGAGTGTTGTGTTTTTAGTTTCTTATTGGGGTGAACAAATAGGCCAGAAGGTTAAGAAGATATGCGATTG TTACCACTGTCACACCTATCCATACCCCAGTAGCAATGAGGAGAGGAGGGATGTTGTGGAAGGGCTCAAGACCCGAATACAGGATCTGCACACT GTTTTGCACAGAACTGAAGATTACCTGAGACAGGTCTTGGGTAACGCTTCAGAATCCATTTACACTTGGGTGATCCAGGTGAAAAAGATGAAGGCGATTTATCACATACTGAACTTGTGCAGCTTTGATGTTACAAATAAATGCCTCATTGCTGAGGTCTGGTGCCCGGTTGATGACTtggcaacattgcgcagagcacTTGAGGAGGGATCG agGCAGAGTGGAGCCACTGTTCCATCCTTTGTGAATCGAATACCAAGTACAGAAACACCTCCCAGCCTCATCAGAACGAACAAATTCACGGCAGGGTTTCAAAATATCGTAGATGCTTATGGGGTGGGCAATTACAGAGAAGTTAATCCAG CTCCATACACCATTATCACATTCCCCTTCCTCTTTGCCGTGATGTTTGGAGACTTCGGACACGGGATAATAATGGCTCTGTTTTCATTGTGGATGGTTGTGTTTGAAAACAATCCCACactaaagaaaacaagaaatgaG ATCTGGAATACATTTTTTGAAGGAAGATATATTATTCTATTAATGGGAGTTTTTTCTGTGTACACTGGCCTAATCTACAACGACTGCTTCTCAAAGTCTATAAATATGTTTGGCTCTGGCTGGAGTGTGAAGGCAATGTTCGATGCGGATCACTGGAC gtTGGAAAATCTTGGAACAAATCGTTATTTAACCCTTGACCCCAATGTAACTGGTGTGTTCAATGGACCATATCCATTCGGCATTGACCCG ATGTGGAACCTGGCCAACAACAAACTCAATTTCTTGAATTCctataaaatgaaaatgtcagtCATCCTGGGAATTGTTCACATGACCTTCGGAGTCATCCTGGGCGTCTTCAACCACAT GCACTTCAGAAAGAAGTTTAACATCTACCTGGTATTTCTCCCCGAGATCCTCTTCTTGCTCTGCCTTTTTGGGTACCTGGTGTTTATGGTGGTTTATAAATGGATGGCATATTCAGCAGAGAATTCCAGTGTGGCTCCAAGCATCCTCATTCACTTCATTAACATGTTCTTTTTTCAAGGGACTGAAGGCTTTCAGCCACTCTATCCTGGTCAG ACCGGGTTACAAGTATTTCTTGTGGTGGTAGCATTGCTCTCTGTGCCTGTTTTGCTGCTGGGCAAACCACTTTACCTGTATTGGCTCCACAATGGAGGCAAGAGCCTTGGGATGTATAGA AACGGTTACGAGTTGGTGCGGAGAGGAAGTGAAGAGGAGCTATCTCTTCTGAGGGCTCAAGATCTGGAAGAAGGCGTCAGCCACACAGACCATGGAGCGAGCAGAGACACACAACCAGAGGAG TTTGATTTTGGAGAGGTGTTAATGCATCAAGCTATTCACACTATTGAATACTGCCTTGGCTGCATCTCAAACACTGCTTCCTACTTGCGACTGTGGGCACTAAGTCTTGCACACGCAC AGTTGTCTGAAGTTCTCTGGGAAATGGTAATGAGAGTGGGCCTTCGTGTGGACACTGCGTTTGGCATTGTGTTACTAGTGCCAGTCTTCGGGCTGTTTGCTGTATTGACTGTGGCTATTCTGCTTATCATGGAGGGGCTTTCTGCATTCCTGCATGCTCTACGACTGCACTG GGTGGAATTTCAGAACAAGTTCTACACTGGTGCCGGAATCAAGTTCATTCCTTTCTCCTTTAAACTGCTGTCCTACAGTTTCGAACAAGATGGTGTGCTTTGA
- the LOC117426935 gene encoding V-type proton ATPase 116 kDa subunit a 2-like isoform X1: protein MGSLFRSEEMCLAQLFLQSGSAYDCISELGEMGLAEFRDLNPNVNAFQRKFVNEIKRCEEMERILVYLLREIKKADIPLPEGDVNPVAPLPKHVMLIMEQLQKLDVELREVTKNKEKLKKNLLELTEYTHMLRVTRNFVQRNAEQEPSQSQYEEFPSLEKESFMEYTNMQRMGAKLGFVSGLIHRGKIEAFERMLWRVCKGYTILSYAEIDEIIEDPYSGETTKSVVFLVSYWGEQIGQKVKKICDCYHCHTYPYPSSNEERRDVVEGLKTRIQDLHTVLHRTEDYLRQVLGNASESIYTWVIQVKKMKAIYHILNLCSFDVTNKCLIAEVWCPVDDLATLRRALEEGSRQSGATVPSFVNRIPSTETPPSLIRTNKFTAGFQNIVDAYGVGNYREVNPAPYTIITFPFLFAVMFGDFGHGIIMALFSLWMVVFENNPTLKKTRNEIWNTFFEGRYIILLMGVFSVYTGLIYNDCFSKSINMFGSGWSVKAMFDADHWTLENLGTNRYLTLDPNVTGVFNGPYPFGIDPMWNLANNKLNFLNSYKMKMSVILGIVHMTFGVILGVFNHMHFRKKFNIYLVFLPEILFLLCLFGYLVFMVVYKWMAYSAENSSVAPSILIHFINMFFFQGTEGFQPLYPGQTGLQVFLVVVALLSVPVLLLGKPLYLYWLHNGGKSLGMYRNGYELVRRGSEEELSLLRAQDLEEGVSHTDHGASRDTQPEEFDFGEVLMHQAIHTIEYCLGCISNTASYLRLWALSLAHAQLSEVLWEMVMRVGLRVDTAFGIVLLVPVFGLFAVLTVAILLIMEGLSAFLHALRLHWVEFQNKFYTGAGIKFIPFSFKLLSYSFEQDGVL, encoded by the exons ATGGGCTCCTTATTCAGAAGCGAGGAGATGTGCTTGGCGCAGCTCTTCCTGCAGTCTGGGTCCGCTTATGACTGCATTAGCGAACTGGGAGAAATGGGACTGGCAGAATTCAGAGAT CTCAATCCCAACGTGAACGCCTTTCAGCGCAAGTTTGTCAACGAGATAAAGAGGTGCGAAGAAATGGAGAGAATCCTCG TTTATTTGCTGAGAGAAATTAAAAAAGCAGACATACCTCTGCCAGAAGGAGATGTTAATCCTGTAGCCCCACTACCTAAACATGTCATGCTCATAATG GAGCAGCTGCAAAAGCTTGATGTCGAGTTAAGGGAAGTaaccaaaaataaagaaaagctgAAGAAGAATCTTTTGGAGTTGACAGAGTACACGCACATGCTGAGAGTAACCAGGAACTTTGTTCAGAGGAATGCAGAG CAGGAGCCTTCACAATCTCAGTATGAAGAGTTCCCTTCTTTGGAAAAGGAGTCCTTTATGGAGTATACCAACATGCAGAGGATGGGGGCCAAACTAGG aTTTGTTTCCGGCTTAATCCACAGAGGGAAAATCGAAGCTTTTGAAAGGATGTTGTGGAGAGTGTGTAAAGGCTACACAATTCTTAGTTATGCAGAGATAGATGAGATTATTGAAGATCCATACTCA GGAGAAACCACAAAGAGTGTTGTGTTTTTAGTTTCTTATTGGGGTGAACAAATAGGCCAGAAGGTTAAGAAGATATGCGATTG TTACCACTGTCACACCTATCCATACCCCAGTAGCAATGAGGAGAGGAGGGATGTTGTGGAAGGGCTCAAGACCCGAATACAGGATCTGCACACT GTTTTGCACAGAACTGAAGATTACCTGAGACAGGTCTTGGGTAACGCTTCAGAATCCATTTACACTTGGGTGATCCAGGTGAAAAAGATGAAGGCGATTTATCACATACTGAACTTGTGCAGCTTTGATGTTACAAATAAATGCCTCATTGCTGAGGTCTGGTGCCCGGTTGATGACTtggcaacattgcgcagagcacTTGAGGAGGGATCG agGCAGAGTGGAGCCACTGTTCCATCCTTTGTGAATCGAATACCAAGTACAGAAACACCTCCCAGCCTCATCAGAACGAACAAATTCACGGCAGGGTTTCAAAATATCGTAGATGCTTATGGGGTGGGCAATTACAGAGAAGTTAATCCAG CTCCATACACCATTATCACATTCCCCTTCCTCTTTGCCGTGATGTTTGGAGACTTCGGACACGGGATAATAATGGCTCTGTTTTCATTGTGGATGGTTGTGTTTGAAAACAATCCCACactaaagaaaacaagaaatgaG ATCTGGAATACATTTTTTGAAGGAAGATATATTATTCTATTAATGGGAGTTTTTTCTGTGTACACTGGCCTAATCTACAACGACTGCTTCTCAAAGTCTATAAATATGTTTGGCTCTGGCTGGAGTGTGAAGGCAATGTTCGATGCGGATCACTGGAC gtTGGAAAATCTTGGAACAAATCGTTATTTAACCCTTGACCCCAATGTAACTGGTGTGTTCAATGGACCATATCCATTCGGCATTGACCCG ATGTGGAACCTGGCCAACAACAAACTCAATTTCTTGAATTCctataaaatgaaaatgtcagtCATCCTGGGAATTGTTCACATGACCTTCGGAGTCATCCTGGGCGTCTTCAACCACAT GCACTTCAGAAAGAAGTTTAACATCTACCTGGTATTTCTCCCCGAGATCCTCTTCTTGCTCTGCCTTTTTGGGTACCTGGTGTTTATGGTGGTTTATAAATGGATGGCATATTCAGCAGAGAATTCCAGTGTGGCTCCAAGCATCCTCATTCACTTCATTAACATGTTCTTTTTTCAAGGGACTGAAGGCTTTCAGCCACTCTATCCTGGTCAG ACCGGGTTACAAGTATTTCTTGTGGTGGTAGCATTGCTCTCTGTGCCTGTTTTGCTGCTGGGCAAACCACTTTACCTGTATTGGCTCCACAATGGAGGCAAGAGCCTTGGGATGTATAGA AACGGTTACGAGTTGGTGCGGAGAGGAAGTGAAGAGGAGCTATCTCTTCTGAGGGCTCAAGATCTGGAAGAAGGCGTCAGCCACACAGACCATGGAGCGAGCAGAGACACACAACCAGAGGAG TTTGATTTTGGAGAGGTGTTAATGCATCAAGCTATTCACACTATTGAATACTGCCTTGGCTGCATCTCAAACACTGCTTCCTACTTGCGACTGTGGGCACTAAGTCTTGCACACGCAC AGTTGTCTGAAGTTCTCTGGGAAATGGTAATGAGAGTGGGCCTTCGTGTGGACACTGCGTTTGGCATTGTGTTACTAGTGCCAGTCTTCGGGCTGTTTGCTGTATTGACTGTGGCTATTCTGCTTATCATGGAGGGGCTTTCTGCATTCCTGCATGCTCTACGACTGCACTG GGTGGAATTTCAGAACAAGTTCTACACTGGTGCCGGAATCAAGTTCATTCCTTTCTCCTTTAAACTGCTGTCCTACAGTTTCGAACAAGATGGTGTGCTTTGA